One window of the Rhodococcus sovatensis genome contains the following:
- a CDS encoding CGNR zinc finger domain-containing protein, producing the protein MHINPYGTYAVQLGVDLFNSPPSSAAELGRRCLDGGLVVDTVPTDADLTEAAAFLAEWVRVVDAETDETRADILNDLLARASAYPRLTNHAGDGWHMHYRDPNIPLGSVIRALVSVGTALHLTGRGMNRLGRCAAEDCVKVFADVSRTGRQRYCGTVCSNRDAVRRHRARASAG; encoded by the coding sequence GTGCATATCAACCCTTACGGAACATATGCGGTGCAGTTGGGCGTGGACCTGTTCAACTCTCCGCCGAGCTCGGCCGCTGAATTGGGTCGCCGTTGTCTCGATGGGGGACTGGTGGTCGATACCGTCCCAACCGATGCCGACTTGACCGAGGCGGCGGCCTTTCTCGCCGAGTGGGTGAGGGTCGTGGACGCGGAAACCGACGAAACACGAGCGGATATTCTCAACGACCTGCTTGCGCGCGCGTCGGCCTACCCGAGGTTGACCAATCACGCCGGAGATGGCTGGCACATGCACTATCGCGATCCCAACATCCCGCTCGGATCCGTCATTCGAGCGTTGGTCAGCGTCGGGACCGCCCTACATCTGACCGGTCGCGGTATGAACCGACTCGGTCGGTGTGCAGCCGAGGATTGCGTGAAGGTGTTCGCGGACGTGTCGCGAACGGGCCGTCAGCGCTACTGCGGAACCGTGTGTTCGAATCGAGACGCAGTCCGCAGGCACCGGGCGCGCGCAAGCGCGGGATAG
- a CDS encoding TrkA family potassium uptake protein codes for MYVVVMGCGRVGASLAGALARIGHEVAVIDRDETAFLRLDPSFDGHRVVGMGFDRDVLVKAGIERAEAFAAVSSGDNSNIIAARVARETFGVEKVVARIYDAKRAAVYERLGIPTVATVPWATDRFLHNLLREDPTTKWRDPSGSVAVVLLEIHEGWIGKKLSVLEESTHSRAAFLIRFGTGLLPDKKTVIQSDDEIYVAAVSGTVAEAVALASNPPPSDD; via the coding sequence GTGTACGTAGTGGTGATGGGGTGCGGCCGAGTCGGTGCATCGCTGGCAGGCGCTCTCGCACGGATCGGCCACGAGGTCGCCGTCATCGATCGTGACGAGACTGCGTTCCTGCGCCTCGACCCGTCGTTCGACGGCCATCGTGTGGTCGGGATGGGGTTCGACCGGGATGTTCTCGTCAAGGCCGGCATCGAGCGGGCCGAGGCATTCGCTGCGGTGTCGTCCGGAGACAACTCGAACATCATCGCTGCGCGAGTCGCCCGCGAGACGTTCGGAGTCGAGAAGGTCGTTGCTCGCATCTACGACGCGAAGCGCGCAGCTGTCTACGAGCGGCTGGGGATACCGACCGTTGCAACCGTTCCCTGGGCCACGGACCGCTTCCTGCACAATCTGCTGCGTGAGGATCCGACTACCAAATGGCGCGATCCGTCCGGCAGCGTCGCGGTGGTCCTGCTCGAGATCCACGAGGGCTGGATCGGGAAGAAACTGTCCGTGCTCGAGGAGTCGACACATTCGCGGGCCGCGTTCCTGATCCGTTTCGGAACCGGACTGCTACCGGACAAGAAGACCGTGATCCAGTCCGACGACGAGATCTACGTTGCGGCGGTGTCGGGCACCGTCGCCGAAGCCGTTGCGCTCGCATCGAATCCGCCGCCGTCCGATGACTGA
- a CDS encoding anti-sigma factor, whose protein sequence is MSEASRQRLLDAAEVYALDALSAAEYAEIEQDLESVDYTSRVQFNILVSEIQETLALVSVLDAIEPPEDLKTRVLDEIRATTQVTPPAPPASTVSSLKGHRDRRSNRWRTTMMAAAAVVVVAVGGGVVVDQVLGNDPVPTQAEQIAAAPDARTTTVDFPGGGTATVSYSRESDSVVVTLDGVPEPAAGQDYQMWFVDGTPRSVGLVTPDQLSGGDGTVIDGMGASTNFAFSLEPAGGSPQPTEVLTMLTLST, encoded by the coding sequence ATGAGCGAAGCATCGCGACAACGGTTGCTCGACGCCGCAGAGGTGTACGCCCTCGATGCCCTGAGCGCGGCCGAGTACGCCGAGATCGAGCAGGACCTCGAGTCGGTCGATTACACCTCTCGTGTCCAGTTCAACATCCTGGTCAGTGAGATCCAGGAAACGTTGGCCCTGGTGTCGGTCCTGGATGCGATCGAACCGCCGGAAGACCTGAAAACTCGTGTGCTCGACGAGATCCGGGCTACGACGCAGGTGACTCCACCGGCACCGCCCGCATCCACCGTGTCGAGCCTGAAAGGGCATCGCGATCGCCGAAGCAACCGATGGCGAACGACCATGATGGCCGCGGCAGCTGTGGTGGTCGTCGCAGTCGGCGGTGGCGTCGTCGTCGATCAAGTCCTCGGCAACGACCCGGTCCCCACGCAGGCCGAGCAGATCGCGGCTGCACCGGATGCCAGGACCACGACGGTTGACTTCCCGGGCGGAGGAACCGCAACCGTCTCCTACTCGCGCGAATCGGATTCGGTTGTCGTCACGCTCGACGGCGTCCCCGAACCCGCAGCCGGACAGGACTATCAGATGTGGTTCGTGGACGGCACGCCGCGATCGGTGGGTCTGGTGACTCCCGATCAACTCTCCGGCGGTGACGGTACCGTCATCGACGGCATGGGTGCGTCGACGAACTTTGCGTTCTCGCTCGAGCCCGCAGGCGGATCTCCTCAGCCCACCGAGGTGCTGACCATGCTGACCCTGTCGACGTAG
- a CDS encoding sigma-70 family RNA polymerase sigma factor, with protein sequence MSTTLLINERDQNRICWDLVPVSATPNSGSPYEGTPDSEVDPSVSLGANGSLGEDGSASDGAACAVPSAQLRNLRADEAEKLRRLMAAVASGDQRAFGELYDATSARVYGMVLRVLRDPGYSEETTQEVFLQIWRSAPNYDPNQGSPLAWIMTLAHRRAVDRVRSEQSGTDREAAYGAISHSPEHDEVLEAVTQRLESDAVIACLDTLTDTQRESVRMAYYSGWTYREVAERLGVAVPTIKSRIRDGLIKLKTCLGVTPS encoded by the coding sequence ATGAGCACTACTCTCTTGATCAATGAACGTGATCAGAATCGAATCTGTTGGGACCTTGTTCCGGTGAGTGCCACCCCGAATTCGGGTTCGCCGTACGAAGGAACGCCGGATTCAGAAGTCGACCCGTCGGTGTCCCTTGGTGCGAATGGGTCCCTCGGTGAGGATGGCTCGGCATCGGACGGCGCAGCGTGCGCGGTTCCGAGCGCCCAATTGCGAAACTTGCGAGCGGACGAAGCGGAGAAGCTACGTCGGCTGATGGCTGCCGTCGCCTCCGGGGATCAGCGCGCTTTCGGTGAGTTGTACGACGCCACGAGCGCTCGTGTCTACGGCATGGTTCTTCGGGTACTGCGCGATCCCGGATACAGCGAGGAGACCACCCAGGAGGTTTTCCTTCAGATCTGGCGATCGGCTCCGAACTACGACCCGAACCAGGGAAGCCCACTCGCCTGGATCATGACTCTGGCGCATCGTCGCGCGGTCGATCGTGTGCGGTCCGAACAATCCGGTACCGATCGTGAAGCGGCGTACGGGGCGATCAGTCATTCCCCCGAGCACGACGAAGTGCTCGAGGCCGTGACGCAGCGACTCGAGTCCGACGCCGTGATCGCATGCCTCGACACATTGACCGATACGCAACGTGAATCGGTACGAATGGCCTACTACAGCGGTTGGACCTACCGCGAGGTGGCGGAACGGCTCGGTGTGGCGGTGCCGACCATCAAATCGCGAATACGGGACGGATTGATCAAGTTGAAGACATGTCTGGGGGTGACACCCTCATGA
- a CDS encoding ABC transporter permease, which produces MTTSLTKEAAATAAVADVLVSGASRPPKPNALSTSLSFGWRALLKIKHVPEQLFDVTMFPIMFTLLFTYLFGGALAGSTSAYIQFLLPGILVQTVVMITMYTGVTLNKDIEKGVFDRFRSLPIWRPSPLVGALLGDVVRYSLASVIVLVLGVVIGFRPDGGIVGVVLSIALLLVFSFCLSWVWTMIAMIVRTEAAVMGVSMFILFPLTFASNIFVDPQTMPGWLRAFVEVNPVSFLVTSIRSLMAGDPDATKLVVTAAMCAGFLVVFGPITMRLYNRKT; this is translated from the coding sequence ATGACCACCTCGTTGACCAAGGAAGCGGCTGCCACGGCCGCGGTCGCGGATGTACTCGTCAGCGGCGCATCGCGTCCCCCGAAGCCGAATGCCCTGTCGACCTCGCTGTCGTTCGGTTGGAGGGCGCTACTGAAGATCAAGCACGTCCCCGAGCAACTGTTCGACGTCACGATGTTCCCCATCATGTTCACCCTGTTGTTCACGTACCTTTTCGGCGGCGCGCTCGCAGGTTCGACGAGCGCGTACATCCAATTCCTGCTTCCTGGCATCCTGGTTCAGACCGTCGTGATGATCACGATGTACACCGGTGTGACCCTCAACAAGGACATCGAGAAGGGTGTGTTCGACCGCTTCCGGTCACTTCCAATCTGGCGGCCGTCACCTCTGGTCGGCGCACTACTCGGCGATGTGGTCCGCTACTCGCTGGCGTCGGTGATCGTGTTGGTCCTTGGGGTCGTCATCGGGTTCCGGCCCGACGGAGGCATCGTCGGCGTCGTACTGTCGATCGCGTTGCTGCTCGTGTTCTCGTTCTGCCTGTCGTGGGTGTGGACGATGATCGCAATGATCGTGCGCACCGAGGCAGCCGTCATGGGCGTGTCGATGTTCATACTTTTCCCGCTGACCTTCGCCAGCAACATCTTCGTGGACCCACAGACGATGCCCGGATGGCTACGAGCATTCGTCGAAGTCAATCCGGTCAGCTTCCTCGTTACGTCGATCAGGTCGCTGATGGCCGGCGATCCCGACGCTACGAAGCTGGTTGTGACTGCGGCGATGTGTGCGGGTTTCCTGGTCGTCTTCGGTCCGATCACGATGCGGCTGTACAACCGCAAGACGTAG
- a CDS encoding APC family permease, producing MSKLSTAAKRLVLGRPFRSDKLGHTLLPKRIALPVFASDAMSSVAYAPEEIFLVLSVAGISAYAFTPWIGLAVCIVMAVVVASYRQNVHAYPSGGGDYEVATVNLGPTAGLTVGSALLVDYVLTVAVSISAAASNIGSAVPLVAHHKVAFAVVAIVLITAINLRGIRESGAAFAIPTYAFMIGMVLMLAWGLLRVYVFGEDLQAESSSFELVEEDSHLYGIAFAFLIARAFSSGCAALTGVEAISNGVPAFRKPKSRNAATTLLLLGVIGITLLMGIIILAQKIGIKYALDPAKQLVGAPDGYQQKTLIAQLADAVFSGFPIGFFFITIVTALILVLAANTAFNGFPVLGSVLAQDRYLPRQLHTRGDRLAFSNGILFLSGAAIAFVVVFGAEVTKLIQLYIVGVFVSFTLSQTGMVRHWTRLLRTEQDSESRRRMFRSRVVNGVGLAMTATVLVIVLVTKFAAGAWIAIVAMIAIFVLMRMIRKHYDTVARELENEEWDGVLPSRTHSIVLVSKLHMPTLRALAYARATRPDTLEAITVNVDEADTRALVREWEASDVSVPLKVVESPYREITKPVLDYVKRVRRDSPRDVVTVFIPEYVVGHWWEQILHNQSALRLKSRLLFQPGVMVTSVPWQLHSSEKARRESIENAPGASRRGYEPPSGK from the coding sequence GTGTCCAAGCTCTCGACGGCCGCCAAGCGGCTCGTGCTAGGTAGACCCTTCCGCAGTGACAAGCTAGGTCACACGCTCCTACCGAAGCGCATCGCACTTCCCGTCTTCGCCTCGGACGCCATGTCCTCGGTCGCTTACGCGCCGGAGGAGATCTTCCTGGTGCTGTCCGTGGCGGGGATCTCGGCCTACGCCTTCACTCCCTGGATCGGTCTTGCCGTTTGCATAGTCATGGCCGTCGTCGTTGCCAGTTACCGACAGAACGTTCACGCGTATCCGTCGGGTGGTGGTGACTACGAGGTAGCCACAGTCAACCTCGGGCCGACCGCAGGCTTGACCGTCGGGAGCGCCCTGCTGGTCGACTACGTGCTCACCGTCGCGGTGTCGATCTCGGCTGCCGCGTCGAACATCGGCTCGGCAGTACCTCTCGTCGCGCACCACAAGGTTGCGTTCGCGGTCGTCGCGATCGTCCTGATCACTGCGATCAACCTGCGCGGGATCCGGGAATCGGGGGCAGCCTTCGCGATTCCGACCTACGCGTTCATGATCGGCATGGTGCTCATGCTTGCGTGGGGACTGTTGCGGGTCTACGTGTTCGGGGAGGATCTGCAGGCGGAATCCTCATCGTTCGAGCTGGTGGAGGAGGACTCGCACCTGTATGGAATCGCGTTCGCCTTCCTCATTGCTCGCGCGTTCTCCTCAGGCTGCGCCGCCCTGACCGGCGTCGAAGCGATCAGCAACGGTGTACCCGCATTCCGCAAACCGAAGTCGCGCAATGCCGCGACGACGTTGCTTCTCCTCGGAGTCATCGGCATCACGCTGCTGATGGGCATCATCATTCTGGCCCAGAAGATCGGCATCAAGTACGCGTTGGATCCCGCCAAACAATTGGTCGGCGCGCCGGATGGGTACCAGCAGAAGACTCTGATCGCGCAGCTCGCCGACGCGGTGTTCTCCGGTTTCCCGATCGGCTTCTTCTTCATCACGATCGTCACTGCATTGATCCTCGTGTTGGCCGCGAACACAGCCTTCAACGGGTTTCCGGTTCTCGGATCGGTACTTGCACAGGATCGATACCTTCCCCGTCAGTTGCACACGCGCGGCGACCGGCTTGCGTTCAGCAACGGGATCCTCTTTCTATCCGGTGCTGCCATCGCGTTCGTCGTGGTGTTCGGCGCCGAGGTGACCAAGCTCATTCAGCTCTACATCGTGGGTGTGTTCGTCTCGTTCACGCTCAGCCAGACGGGCATGGTTCGGCACTGGACTCGACTGCTTCGTACCGAGCAGGATTCGGAATCACGGCGTCGGATGTTTCGTTCCAGAGTCGTCAACGGCGTCGGGCTCGCGATGACCGCCACCGTGCTCGTGATCGTGCTGGTCACCAAGTTCGCAGCCGGAGCATGGATCGCGATCGTGGCGATGATCGCGATTTTCGTGCTGATGCGGATGATCAGGAAGCACTACGACACGGTGGCCCGTGAACTGGAGAACGAAGAGTGGGACGGTGTGTTGCCGAGTCGAACTCACTCGATCGTGCTGGTGTCCAAGCTGCATATGCCGACGCTGCGCGCGCTCGCGTACGCACGTGCGACTCGCCCCGACACGTTGGAAGCCATCACCGTCAACGTCGACGAGGCCGACACCAGGGCTCTTGTGCGGGAGTGGGAGGCCAGTGACGTCTCCGTTCCGCTCAAGGTGGTGGAGTCGCCATACCGCGAAATCACCAAGCCGGTGCTCGACTACGTGAAGCGGGTGCGGCGTGACTCACCGCGTGACGTGGTGACGGTGTTCATTCCGGAGTACGTCGTCGGTCACTGGTGGGAGCAGATCCTGCACAATCAGAGCGCATTGAGGCTGAAGAGTCGTCTGCTGTTCCAGCCCGGCGTGATGGTGACGTCCGTTCCGTGGCAGCTTCACTCTTCGGAGAAGGCGAGGCGAGAATCGATCGAGAACGCACCAGGTGCCTCGCGTCGTGGCTACGAGCCTCCATCGGGAAAGTGA
- the glsA gene encoding glutaminase A, translating into MTTVVDQILQHVFDACQGDKSGSVADYIPELADVTPDGFGIALATSDGYVYQVGDTAVPFTIQSISKPFTYGLALADRGETAVAQKIDIEPSGEPFNEISLDPITERPRNPMINAGAITSASLVAGPSPEARFERIRRAYSRYAGRELTFNTAVYESEARTGNRNRAIGYMLRSFDIIESDPEAAVDLYFRQCSIDVTAVDLAMMAATMANNGLNPRTRERALAPALVERVLSVMTTCGMYDGAGDWVARVGMPAKSGVGGGVLAVLPGQMGIAVYSPRLDHHGNSVRGVAACRELSKKLELHFLHVTRAARSAIRGKYTVGEAPSRKRRGDVEQAALAQFGPRARVYELHGDLLFSGAETAVREIGNLDEELDALVIDVRGVDEVSDIARTMFDSLRSHLAARGCRASLVDPRAVMGQTASSIDPDAVAGRVFGDLGSAIQWAEELLLDRYCVGPRQPEVIEPQQHPVLSGLTEQQYARVASVLTTRRYARGEVVVASGQPAAGLFLVLAGQVSSTFIAPGGSRHRISTLSPGMSFGEMPLLAKTRFILDFCADTPLSVAVISVHDFESLTENAPEVKLQLLTSLATGAYMQMNTAIKSLGQFDVGR; encoded by the coding sequence ATGACGACCGTCGTGGATCAGATCCTTCAGCACGTGTTCGACGCCTGTCAGGGTGACAAGTCCGGAAGCGTTGCCGATTACATCCCAGAATTGGCCGACGTCACTCCCGACGGCTTCGGCATTGCGCTCGCAACGAGCGACGGGTACGTCTACCAAGTAGGCGACACCGCAGTTCCGTTCACCATCCAGTCGATTTCCAAGCCGTTCACCTACGGGCTCGCTCTCGCCGACCGTGGCGAAACGGCAGTTGCACAGAAGATCGACATCGAGCCGTCCGGCGAGCCGTTCAACGAAATCAGCCTCGATCCGATCACAGAGCGTCCTCGCAACCCCATGATCAATGCCGGTGCTATCACGTCGGCCTCGCTTGTCGCGGGCCCGTCACCGGAAGCACGATTCGAACGCATCCGGAGGGCCTACTCGCGGTACGCGGGGCGCGAACTGACGTTCAACACCGCCGTCTACGAGTCCGAGGCCCGGACCGGAAACCGCAACAGGGCAATCGGATACATGTTGCGCTCGTTCGACATCATCGAAAGCGATCCTGAAGCTGCAGTGGACCTGTACTTTCGACAGTGCTCGATCGACGTGACGGCGGTCGACCTCGCGATGATGGCTGCAACCATGGCCAACAACGGGTTGAACCCCCGGACAAGGGAGCGTGCGCTGGCACCCGCCCTCGTCGAGCGCGTGTTGAGTGTCATGACCACCTGCGGGATGTACGACGGCGCCGGCGATTGGGTCGCCCGGGTCGGAATGCCTGCGAAGAGTGGAGTGGGCGGCGGGGTTCTCGCGGTGCTTCCAGGGCAGATGGGTATTGCGGTCTATTCACCTCGGCTCGATCACCACGGAAACAGTGTCCGCGGTGTCGCGGCATGCCGTGAGCTCTCGAAAAAGCTCGAACTGCATTTTCTCCACGTCACCCGCGCCGCCCGATCGGCAATTCGAGGCAAGTACACCGTCGGCGAGGCCCCCTCCCGGAAACGACGTGGGGACGTCGAACAGGCTGCGCTCGCCCAGTTCGGTCCCCGGGCACGTGTGTACGAACTGCACGGGGACTTGTTGTTCTCCGGCGCCGAGACAGCGGTGCGCGAGATCGGCAACCTCGACGAGGAACTCGATGCCCTCGTCATCGATGTCCGTGGGGTGGACGAGGTCAGCGATATCGCCAGGACGATGTTCGACAGTCTGCGCAGTCACCTGGCCGCCCGCGGATGCCGGGCCTCGCTCGTCGACCCCCGGGCGGTGATGGGTCAGACCGCCTCGAGTATCGATCCCGACGCGGTCGCCGGCCGGGTCTTCGGCGATCTGGGATCTGCGATTCAGTGGGCGGAAGAGCTTCTCCTCGACCGCTACTGCGTCGGCCCGCGTCAACCGGAAGTGATCGAGCCGCAACAACATCCGGTTCTCAGTGGGCTGACCGAACAGCAATACGCGCGAGTGGCGTCCGTTCTGACCACGAGACGGTACGCCCGCGGCGAGGTCGTAGTCGCGAGTGGCCAGCCCGCAGCAGGGTTGTTTCTCGTGCTTGCCGGACAGGTGTCTTCGACGTTCATTGCGCCCGGCGGTTCTCGCCACCGCATTTCGACGTTGTCCCCCGGAATGAGTTTCGGCGAGATGCCGCTGCTTGCGAAGACGCGCTTCATTCTCGACTTCTGTGCCGACACCCCATTGTCGGTGGCAGTGATTTCGGTGCACGACTTCGAGTCGCTCACCGAGAACGCACCGGAGGTCAAGCTTCAGTTGCTGACGTCGTTGGCAACGGGCGCTTACATGCAGATGAACACGGCGATCAAGTCCCTCGGGCAGTTCGACGTCGGGAGGTAG
- a CDS encoding class I SAM-dependent RNA methyltransferase: MSESWFGQTFEVTLGAPGHGGFCVARHDGRVMFVRHGLPGEVVRAKVTEDRGGSFCRADAVEILTGSADRIQPLCPISGPGGSGCCDYSHATLAAGRAMKAAVVQEQLRRVAGIDRDVSVEALPLTENGTGWRSRIRLAVDGAGRAGFHRYRSSTILPELACPQAVAGSYDGLGDAQWRPGSELTVTVDGAGERHVVEIAPAALSRTGRRSPGRRGASARRAASVQPRAEKAVIGSGRAHEFVSGREWALDATGFWQAHRGAAQVYSDLVAEWSDVGDGDVAWDLYGGVGVFAASLADGVGPSGRVVSVEFSRRAATDGAQALHDLPQVRFAPGRVERSVEALPVPSVVVLDPPRSGAGKDVVAAVAARGPERIVHIGCDPASFARDAKLYADAGFHLDDVRAFDAFPLSHHVECIGRFVR, from the coding sequence ATGAGCGAGAGTTGGTTCGGTCAGACCTTCGAGGTGACACTCGGAGCTCCTGGCCACGGAGGATTCTGTGTGGCCCGGCACGACGGGCGCGTGATGTTCGTCCGACACGGATTGCCGGGGGAGGTAGTGCGTGCGAAGGTGACCGAAGACCGTGGCGGCTCGTTCTGTCGAGCGGATGCGGTCGAGATTCTGACGGGATCCGCGGACCGCATCCAACCCTTGTGCCCGATTTCAGGCCCCGGCGGATCCGGTTGCTGTGACTACTCGCACGCGACCCTTGCTGCAGGTCGGGCTATGAAGGCCGCCGTGGTGCAGGAGCAACTGCGCAGGGTCGCGGGCATCGACCGCGATGTGAGCGTGGAGGCACTTCCGCTCACCGAAAACGGAACCGGTTGGCGCAGCAGGATTCGGCTGGCGGTGGACGGTGCCGGTCGAGCTGGATTCCATCGTTATCGAAGTTCGACGATCCTGCCCGAGTTGGCATGTCCCCAGGCCGTTGCTGGTTCGTACGACGGTCTCGGCGACGCACAGTGGCGACCGGGCTCGGAGCTGACCGTCACCGTCGATGGTGCCGGTGAACGACATGTTGTCGAAATCGCCCCTGCAGCGTTGTCGCGTACCGGTCGTCGATCCCCTGGGCGGCGCGGCGCATCCGCACGTCGCGCGGCCTCGGTGCAGCCGAGAGCCGAGAAGGCCGTGATCGGTAGTGGGCGAGCACACGAGTTCGTCTCGGGCCGTGAATGGGCACTCGACGCCACCGGATTCTGGCAGGCACATCGAGGTGCTGCACAGGTGTACAGCGATCTTGTGGCCGAGTGGTCCGATGTCGGTGACGGCGACGTCGCCTGGGATCTGTACGGCGGCGTAGGGGTTTTCGCCGCCAGTCTGGCCGACGGTGTCGGGCCGAGTGGCCGAGTCGTGAGTGTCGAGTTCTCACGGCGAGCGGCCACCGATGGTGCACAGGCACTCCATGACCTGCCGCAGGTGCGGTTTGCGCCGGGGCGGGTCGAGCGCAGTGTCGAGGCATTACCCGTCCCCTCGGTCGTGGTCCTGGACCCGCCGCGCTCCGGGGCGGGCAAAGACGTCGTCGCGGCGGTGGCTGCTCGTGGCCCGGAGCGGATCGTGCACATCGGGTGTGACCCTGCCTCGTTCGCGAGAGATGCGAAGCTGTACGCGGACGCAGGGTTTCACCTCGACGACGTTCGCGCGTTCGACGCATTTCCGCTCAGCCACCACGTCGAGTGCATCGGACGTTTTGTCCGCTAG
- a CDS encoding ATP-binding cassette domain-containing protein, whose product MPAIETSGLIKRFGDNVAVDGIDLSVPSGGVYGVLGPNGAGKTTTIRMLATLLPIDGGSARVLGHDVVSEADRIRSKVSLTGQFASLDEDLTGTENLVLLARLYGYSRPAARSRADELLSAFGIADAGGRQVKTYSGGMRRRIDIAASIIVTPELIFLDEPTTGLDPRSRNQVWDIVRALVAGGTTVLLTTQYLDEADQLAGRIAVIDRGKVIAEGTTGELKASVGAGSLHVRVVDPGRRADAAAILRTLLSESVIEEADPVALSARLDQASSVAAALPAFEDAGIAVASFAIGQPSLDEVFLALTGHTAQDESNIETETAS is encoded by the coding sequence ATGCCTGCCATCGAGACATCGGGGCTGATCAAGCGGTTCGGCGACAACGTCGCAGTGGACGGAATAGACCTCTCGGTACCGAGTGGTGGTGTGTACGGCGTGCTCGGGCCGAACGGAGCAGGCAAGACCACGACCATCCGAATGCTCGCCACGCTGCTCCCGATAGACGGCGGTTCCGCGCGGGTGCTCGGCCACGACGTGGTCTCGGAGGCCGACCGCATTCGAAGCAAGGTCTCGCTCACCGGCCAGTTCGCCTCCCTCGACGAGGACCTCACCGGCACCGAGAACCTCGTGTTGCTGGCCAGGTTGTACGGCTACTCCCGCCCGGCTGCACGCTCACGCGCCGATGAGCTTCTGAGCGCGTTCGGCATCGCGGACGCCGGCGGCCGTCAGGTCAAGACGTATTCCGGCGGTATGCGTCGTCGTATCGACATCGCTGCGAGCATCATCGTCACACCAGAACTGATCTTCCTCGACGAACCGACGACGGGGCTCGACCCACGAAGCCGTAATCAGGTATGGGACATCGTTCGTGCCCTCGTCGCAGGCGGCACGACCGTGCTTCTGACAACCCAGTACCTCGACGAGGCAGACCAGCTTGCCGGGCGAATCGCTGTCATCGATCGAGGGAAGGTGATCGCCGAAGGGACCACGGGTGAACTGAAGGCGTCCGTCGGCGCTGGATCGCTGCATGTGCGCGTCGTGGACCCGGGTAGGCGTGCCGACGCCGCCGCGATCCTTCGAACCCTCCTCTCCGAGTCGGTTATCGAAGAAGCCGACCCGGTCGCTCTGTCGGCACGGTTGGACCAGGCGTCGTCGGTGGCTGCAGCGCTTCCGGCATTCGAGGATGCGGGCATTGCGGTGGCCTCGTTCGCAATCGGACAACCGAGCCTAGACGAAGTGTTTCTCGCACTCACCGGGCACACAGCACAAGACGAATCGAACATCGAGACGGAGACAGCATCATGA